A region of Culicoides brevitarsis isolate CSIRO-B50_1 chromosome 1, AGI_CSIRO_Cbre_v1, whole genome shotgun sequence DNA encodes the following proteins:
- the LOC134827764 gene encoding transcription termination factor 5, mitochondrial has product MQNVKCFVTPKSLRYRRFSTDFVTEEKSEANKKSSIKLCMELLGINSRDTASKFVKRHPALQCLDPINATHTFNMLVSMNVSVEDIKRYPSVLNLHPTTLQNRTQILLEAGFRKGNIHFHHIQKYLSICKQSLEVFKLYDWVDADKDIPASLLASFELEPSALCIDYKATLLAARKSILEEYLRRVLNFNDTDVQNHWESYNRIKHKSGASILEMVKLLKDELGYTNDIIKNHAFVLHGNPENLKEILRRFDTIGGIPTKEFLIKRPKVCMVNPDSISATLSVLQKFNINHEHIKHCLDIVTLSPQTIERRLTELKTLPDFEILSDHPRVLKLVMFQTKAKARMEYLKQLKFKCISLNVLSTSNSIFERHTREGADKTSGLDIVLFIVRHFQKPEKEIRDKFVRHPRWNCVPLSVMKHNLEFLLKLNFTKDDIYKHIYILLYPTVRIEEKLKLIAKDEKCKNATKAQILSLLLYYIELDYHFSGDAIWVDFDVLQEPTDGSTADMLSINLVKFGQKTIDEVYPSRDYSYKRSTLKK; this is encoded by the exons AtgcaaaatgtaaaatgttttGTGACTCCCAAGAGCTTAAGATACCGGAGGTTCTCGACTGATTTTGTGACAGAGGAAAAGTCTGAagcgaataaaaaatcatcaattaagCTCTGTATGGAATTgttag GCATAAACAGCAGAGATACAGCTTCCAAGTTTGTTAAGAGACATCCAGCTTTGCAGTGTCTCGATCCAATCAATGCCACACATACGTTCAATATGCTTGTTTCAATGAACGTCTCTGTCGAAGACATCAAGAGGTACCCTTCAGTTTTGAACCTCCATCCGACAACATTACAAAACCGAACACAAATACTATTGGAAGCTGGATTCAGAAAAGGCAACATTCACTTTCATCATATACAAAAATACCTTTCAATATGTAAACAAAGCTTGGAAGTTTTCAAGCTATACGATTGGGTTGATGCTGATAAGGATATACCGGCATCTCTTCTTGCGTCTTTCGAACTTGAACCTTCTGCCTTATGCATTGACTACAAAGCAACACTTTTAGCTGCACGCAAGTCTATTCTCGAGGAATATTTGCGTCgagttttgaatttcaacGATACCGATGTACAAAATCATTGGGAATCATATAATCGGATCAAACACAAAAGCGGCGCTTCTATTTTGGAAATGGTAAAACTTCTAAAAGACGAATTGGGGTATACCAATGACATAATAAAGAACCATGCCTTTGTGTTGCATGGCAATCCAGAAAAtcttaaggaaattttgagaCGATTTGACACGATAGGCGGAATACCGACGAAAGAATTCCTCATAAAACGACCAAAAGTTTGTATGGTGAATCCAGATTCAATTTCTGCAACACTGAgtgttcttcaaaaatttaatattaatcatGAACACATAAAGCACTGTTTAGATATCGTGACTCTGTCACCCCAAACGATCGAAAGACGCCTTACGGAATTGAAAACTCTCCCAGATTTTGAGATATTGAGTGATCATCCGCGCGTTTTAAAACTCGTCATGTTCCAAACCAAAGCAAAAGCCAGAATGGAGTATCTGAAACAATTAAAGTTCAAATGTATCTCTTTGAATGTTCTGTCGACatccaattcaatttttgaacgacATACGAGAGAAGGTGCCGACAAAACTAGCGGGCTTGATATTGTGCTATTTATTGTGCGTCATTTTCAAAAGCCCGAAAAGGAAATACGAGATAAATTCGTTAGGCATCCTCGATGGAATTGTGTGCCCTTATCAGTGATGAAacataatttagaatttttgttaaaacttaatttcacAAAGGACGATATTTATAAACACATTTACATACTTCTTTATCCAACAGTGCGAAtagaggaaaaattaaagctcattgctaaagatgaaaaatgcaaaaatgcaacaaaggCACAAATATTAAGTCTCCTTCTGTATTACATTGAATTGGACTATCATTTTTCAGGAGATGCTATATGGGTTGACTTTGATGTACTGCAAGAACCAACAGATGGGTCAACAGCTGACATGCTATcgataaatttagttaaatttggGCAAAAAACTATCGATGAAGTATACCCATCTCGAGACTATTCATACAAAAGAAGtacattaaagaaataa
- the LOC134827765 gene encoding serine/threonine-protein phosphatase 6 catalytic subunit, whose amino-acid sequence MCDLDKWIEIAKTCKYLPENDWKRLCDLVCDLLLEESNIQPVSSPVTVCGDIHGQFYDLEELFRTGGQVPDTNYIFMGDFVDRGYYSLETLTRLLTLKARYPERIILLRGNHESRQITKVYGFYDECLTKYGNINPWKYACRVFDLLTIAALVDNDILCVHGGLSPDIKTLDQIRTIDRNQEIPHKGAFCDLVWSDPEDLDTWAESPRGAGWLFGSLVTNDFMEINQLNLICRAHQLVHEGIKYMFGQKLVTVWSAPNYCYRCGNVAAILNLTESKEREVKTFNAVPDNERVIPPQRITPYFL is encoded by the exons ATGTGTGATCTCGataaatggattgaaattgcGAAAACATGCAAATATTTGCCGGAGAACGATTGGAAGCGGTTGTGTGATTTGGTGTGTGATTTGTTGCTTGAAGAGTCAAACATTCAACCAGTGAGCAGTCCTGTAACTGTGTGCGGAGACATTCATGGTCAA ttttatgATTTGGAGGAGCTGTTTCGCACAGGCGGTCAAGTTCCCGACACAAATTACATATTTATGGGAGACTTTGTCGATCGCGGATACTATAGTTTGGAAACATTAACAAGACTGTTGACTCTGAAAGCTCGATATCCAGAGAGAATCATTTTGCTACGTGGAAATCATGAATCGAGACAAATTACCAAAGTATATGGGTTTTACGACGAGTGCCTAACGAAATACGGAAACATTAATCCTTGGAAATATGCGTGTCGAGTCTTTGATCTGCTTACCATCGCTGCTCTCGTTGACAATGACATATTGTGTGTACACGGCGGATTGTCGCCCGATATCAAGACCCTCGATCAAATCCGTACAATCGATCGAAACCAAGAAATTCCTCACAAAGGTGCATTCTGTGATCTCGTATGGTCCGATCCAGAGGATTTAGATACATGGGCAGAGAGTCCTCGAGGAGCTGGTTGGCTTTTTGGATCTCTCGTAACGAACGACTTTATGGAAATTAATCAGTTGAACCTCATTTGTCGCGCACATCAATTGGTTCACGAAGGAATTAAATACATGTTTGGACAAAAGTTAGTTACAGTTTGGTCAGCTCCTAATTATTGCTATCGCTGTGGAAATGTCGCAGCAATACTCAATCTCACCGAAAGCAAAGAACGCGAAGTCAAGACATTTAATGCTGTGCCCGATAATGAGAGAGTAATTCCGCCACAGAGGATTACCCCGtactttttgtaa